A genomic region of Methanothermobacter sp. CaT2 contains the following coding sequences:
- the rtcA gene encoding RNA 3'-terminal phosphate cyclase yields MDGSEGEGGGAVVRVSTALAALESCRIRIYNIRARRPRKGLSHQHITAVRAIAEISNGRLSGDELGSMELEFSPGRVEGGKFEFDIKTAGSTGLVLQAIMIASTASRGELDVTVRGGTDVLWAPTADYLREVTLPILGMMGYTAKLELIERGYYPEGGGVVHASMEPSILRPLVLENAEIHCIRGVSHSRNLPIHVAERQAESARRILKRTGLDVDIRVEDASGSLGRGSGITLWAEGNTRLGATSLGKPGKRAELVGAEAAEELLGFIESGRPLDRYMGDQIIPYMAITGNSRVATCELTLHAETNMMLAEKITGRKFRVDGERGGPAIIETL; encoded by the coding sequence ATTGATGGATCAGAGGGCGAGGGTGGGGGAGCCGTTGTAAGGGTCTCCACAGCCCTTGCAGCCCTGGAATCATGCAGGATACGGATATACAATATCAGGGCCCGCAGACCAAGGAAGGGACTGTCACACCAGCACATCACTGCTGTGAGGGCAATTGCAGAGATAAGCAATGGCAGACTCAGTGGGGATGAACTCGGGTCAATGGAACTTGAGTTTTCACCGGGACGTGTTGAAGGCGGGAAATTTGAATTTGACATAAAAACCGCTGGAAGCACGGGACTTGTCCTCCAGGCCATAATGATCGCTTCCACAGCCTCAAGAGGTGAACTGGATGTAACCGTGAGGGGTGGCACCGATGTCCTCTGGGCCCCTACAGCAGACTACCTCAGGGAGGTGACGCTCCCCATCCTTGGTATGATGGGTTACACCGCAAAACTTGAGTTAATTGAGAGGGGATACTATCCAGAGGGTGGGGGTGTGGTCCATGCAAGCATGGAGCCATCCATCCTCAGACCCCTTGTACTTGAAAACGCGGAAATTCACTGTATAAGGGGTGTTTCCCACTCCAGGAACCTTCCGATACACGTTGCTGAGAGGCAGGCTGAATCAGCAAGGAGGATCCTTAAGAGAACCGGCCTTGATGTTGATATACGTGTTGAGGACGCCTCTGGTTCACTGGGGAGGGGCTCGGGTATCACACTCTGGGCTGAGGGCAACACAAGGCTCGGTGCCACTTCACTGGGGAAACCAGGTAAGAGGGCAGAACTGGTTGGTGCAGAGGCTGCAGAGGAACTCCTGGGTTTCATAGAATCTGGCAGACCCCTTGACAGGTACATGGGCGATCAGATCATCCCCTACATGGCCATCACAGGAAATTCAAGAGTGGCCACATGTGAACTCACACTTCACGCAGAGACCAATATGATGCTTGCAGAAAAAATAACCGGAAGAAAATTCAGGGTGGATGGTGAACGCGGGGGGCCAGCCATAATCGAGACCCTCTGA
- a CDS encoding TIGR03576 family pyridoxal phosphate-dependent enzyme — translation MFHDHLNEVKRREHALKIIGERIASEGREGIYDLTGLSGGFPLEMEDIGLLETYVGPAVFEERLQIAGRKHMGGEMVAAFNRTSSAILASILELAEQGSLVVHYLPELPSHPSIPASTQLAAARYHETDDFTEDIPENTSLVVVTGSTMDHRVVDESELQNVIERAHSAGVPVLVDDASGARLRTVLFNQKRACDLGADLAVTSTDKLMHGPRGGLLAGRSDLVERVKSRAYRFGLEAQPPLIAAMVRALESFDPSEILNALERKGYLLEALRDLKVEETPTGIMIKPDSLEELYDSTYTGDEIGVALSMMLLSDHGIITIPAVGMPGASKTLRFDLASRDAERLEPELLRGAIEDAVDKLSGIIRDRKMMEKLIFGS, via the coding sequence ATGTTTCATGATCACCTGAATGAGGTTAAGCGCAGGGAACACGCCCTCAAGATAATAGGGGAGCGTATTGCCAGCGAGGGCCGTGAGGGAATATATGATCTCACGGGTCTTTCAGGGGGCTTTCCCCTTGAGATGGAGGATATTGGTCTTCTTGAGACGTACGTGGGACCTGCGGTCTTTGAGGAGAGACTCCAGATAGCTGGCAGAAAGCACATGGGCGGTGAGATGGTGGCCGCCTTTAACAGGACAAGCAGCGCAATACTTGCATCCATACTGGAACTTGCAGAACAAGGTTCACTGGTTGTGCACTACCTCCCTGAGCTCCCATCCCACCCATCCATCCCGGCAAGCACCCAACTGGCAGCAGCCAGGTACCATGAGACAGATGACTTCACCGAGGATATACCCGAAAACACATCTCTCGTGGTTGTGACAGGTTCGACAATGGACCACAGGGTGGTTGATGAATCGGAACTCCAGAATGTAATTGAAAGAGCCCACTCTGCTGGGGTCCCGGTACTTGTGGATGATGCATCAGGCGCCAGGCTGAGGACGGTTCTATTTAACCAGAAGAGGGCATGTGACCTGGGAGCAGACCTTGCAGTTACAAGCACAGATAAACTGATGCACGGGCCAAGGGGGGGTCTTCTCGCAGGAAGATCTGACCTTGTGGAGCGGGTTAAATCAAGGGCCTACCGGTTCGGACTTGAGGCCCAGCCACCACTTATCGCTGCAATGGTGAGGGCACTGGAGAGCTTTGACCCATCTGAAATTCTCAACGCCCTTGAGAGGAAGGGGTACCTTCTTGAGGCTCTGAGGGACCTTAAGGTGGAGGAGACACCCACGGGTATCATGATAAAACCTGATTCACTGGAGGAACTCTATGATTCCACATACACCGGTGATGAAATCGGCGTGGCCCTTTCAATGATGCTCCTCTCTGACCATGGAATAATAACCATACCCGCTGTGGGGATGCCAGGGGCATCAAAGACACTGAGGTTTGACCTGGCATCAAGGGACGCAGAGAGGCTTGAGCCTGAACTTCTGAGGGGGGCGATTGAGGACGCAGTGGATAAACTTTCTGGCATCATCAGGGACAGGAAAATGATGGAGAAACTTATCTTCGGGTCATGA
- a CDS encoding TIGR00288 family NYN domain-containing protein — MRSFEKLTSLKEYIPIKKKEGGEKNIGLLVDGPNMLRKEFSLNLDLVRKIMSEYGNMRVGKVLLNQYASDKLIEAIVNQGFTPIVVAGDTDVYMAVEAMELIYNPNIDIIALMTRDADFLPIINKAKENGKDTIVIGAEPGFSAALQNSADHAIILKPENGRPRKGHVAGETD; from the coding sequence ATGCGAAGTTTTGAAAAACTGACTTCCCTTAAGGAATACATTCCCATCAAGAAAAAGGAGGGCGGTGAAAAGAACATTGGCCTTCTTGTGGATGGGCCGAACATGCTCAGAAAGGAATTCAGTCTGAACCTGGACCTTGTAAGGAAGATAATGTCTGAATACGGGAATATGCGTGTTGGAAAGGTTCTTCTGAACCAGTACGCCTCTGATAAACTGATAGAGGCCATTGTGAACCAGGGCTTTACACCAATTGTCGTGGCTGGGGATACCGATGTCTACATGGCTGTTGAGGCCATGGAACTGATATACAACCCTAATATTGATATAATAGCCCTCATGACACGCGACGCTGATTTTCTACCAATAATAAACAAGGCAAAGGAAAATGGTAAGGATACAATTGTGATAGGCGCCGAGCCAGGTTTCAGTGCTGCACTTCAGAATTCTGCGGACCATGCAATAATCCTGAAACCAGAGAATGGCAGGCCAAGGAAGGGGCATGTTGCAGGGGAAACTGATTGA